A genomic region of Palaemon carinicauda isolate YSFRI2023 chromosome 11, ASM3689809v2, whole genome shotgun sequence contains the following coding sequences:
- the LOC137650223 gene encoding serine/threonine-protein kinase PAK 3-like isoform X2, producing MSILYFNPVTGDLEGLPEQMKILLDSSTITQEEKQKNPEAVYQALKYMQDPKFSLKTAKYMTQAEEGDYDELPPPRPVEGPIFPLSTIRESKEFKRASGIETLGSPPPPPIPKRPERTKSIYTKAVEDEDTTDYISPKESAPPNTTPEAVSKALLKAQTIKKLRQIVSVGDPVKKFALQKKIGQGASGAVFTAIDQTTGDSVAIKQMVLAKQPRPELILNEILVMQGSKHLNIVNYLDSYLVAEELWVVMEYLAGGSLTDVVTETCMQEGQIAAICREVLQGLQFLHERSIIHRDIKSDNILLGMNGEIKITDFGFCAQLSPEKTKRTTMVGTPYWMAPEVVRRRQYGPKVDIWSLGIMAIEMLDGEPPYMNEDPLRALYLIANNGKPEIKERDKLSTYFQDFLDQCLEVDINARPSAGKLLQHPFLRLAHPLPSLRAVIEATKQSLAVKEKQGFR from the exons ATGTCGATATTGTATTTCAACCCAGTCACTGGAGACCTTGAG GGGCTGCCAGAACAAATGAAGATACTCCTCGACTCCTCTACCATAACGCAGGAGGAGAAGCAGAAGAACCCGGAGGCAGTCTATCAGGCCCTCAAGTACATGCAGGATCCGAAATTTTCACTGAAGACGGCAAAATATATGACTCAGGCTGAAG AAGGAGATTACGACGAATTACCGCCGCCTCGCCCCGTGGAGGGACCTATATTCCCACTTAGTACAATCAGGGAATCCAAGGAATTCAAGAGAGCG TCGGGCATAGAAACCTTAGGATCCCCTCCTCCGCCTCCTATTCCAAAGAGACCCGAAAGAACGAAATCTATCTACACGAAGGCCGTCGAAGATGAAGACACAACTGATTATATAAG CCCGAAGGAGTCTGCGCCCCCAAACACCACTCCCGAAGCAGTTTCgaaggctctcctcaaagcccagACGATCAAAAAACTCCGGCAGATCGTCAGCGTCGGCGATCCCGTGAAGAAGTTCGCCCTACAGAAGAAAATTGGCCAAGG gGCATCGGGCGCAGTCTTCACAGCCATAGACCAGACGACAGGGGATTCAGTGGCCATCAAGCAGATGGTACTGGCGAAGCAACCTCGCCCCGAACTCATCCTCAACGAAATTCTCGTGATGCAGGGGAGCAAACATCTCAATATCGTGAACTACCTCGATTCTTATCTCGTTGCTGAAGAGTTGTGG GTAGTGATGGAATATTTAGCCGGTGGCTCCTTAACAGATGTCGTCACGGAGACTTGCATGCAGGAAGGACAAATAGCTGCTATATGCAG ggAGGTCCTACAGGGTCTACAATTCCTACACGAGCGGAGTATCATCCACAGAGACATTAAATCGGATAACATCCTTTTGGGAATGAACGGCGAAATCAAGATTA CTGACTTCGGCTTCTGTGCCCAACTTTCCCCTGAAAAGACGAAGAGGACCACAATGGTCGGGACGCCCTACTGGATGGCGCCGGAAGTGGTCCGTCGGAGGCAGTATGGACCAAAGGTCGATATTTGGTCCCTAGGGATCATGGCCATCGAGATGCTAGATG GCGAACCGCCCTACATGAACGAGGACCCTCTCAGGGCTCTGTATCTAATTGCTAACAACGGAAAACCGGAAATCAAGGAGAGAGACAAACTATCGACCTATTTCCAGGATTTCCTGGACCAGTGTCTGGAAGTGGATATCAACGCCCGTCCATCTGCGGGGAAGCTTCTTCAA
- the LOC137650223 gene encoding serine/threonine-protein kinase PAK 3-like isoform X3, translating to MKILLDSSTITQEEKQKNPEAVYQALKYMQDPKFSLKTAKYMTQAEEGDYDELPPPRPVEGPIFPLSTIRESKEFKRASGIETLGSPPPPPIPKRPERTKSIYTKAVEDEDTTDYISPKESAPPNTTPEAVSKALLKAQTIKKLRQIVSVGDPVKKFALQKKIGQGASGAVFTAIDQTTGDSVAIKQMVLAKQPRPELILNEILVMQGSKHLNIVNYLDSYLVAEELWVVMEYLAGGSLTDVVTETCMQEGQIAAICREVLQGLQFLHERSIIHRDIKSDNILLGMNGEIKITDFGFCAQLSPEKTKRTTMVGTPYWMAPEVVRRRQYGPKVDIWSLGIMAIEMLDGEPPYMNEDPLRALYLIANNGKPEIKERDKLSTYFQDFLDQCLEVDINARPSAGKLLQHPFLRLAHPLPSLRAVIEATKQSLAVKEKQGFR from the exons ATGAAGATACTCCTCGACTCCTCTACCATAACGCAGGAGGAGAAGCAGAAGAACCCGGAGGCAGTCTATCAGGCCCTCAAGTACATGCAGGATCCGAAATTTTCACTGAAGACGGCAAAATATATGACTCAGGCTGAAG AAGGAGATTACGACGAATTACCGCCGCCTCGCCCCGTGGAGGGACCTATATTCCCACTTAGTACAATCAGGGAATCCAAGGAATTCAAGAGAGCG TCGGGCATAGAAACCTTAGGATCCCCTCCTCCGCCTCCTATTCCAAAGAGACCCGAAAGAACGAAATCTATCTACACGAAGGCCGTCGAAGATGAAGACACAACTGATTATATAAG CCCGAAGGAGTCTGCGCCCCCAAACACCACTCCCGAAGCAGTTTCgaaggctctcctcaaagcccagACGATCAAAAAACTCCGGCAGATCGTCAGCGTCGGCGATCCCGTGAAGAAGTTCGCCCTACAGAAGAAAATTGGCCAAGG gGCATCGGGCGCAGTCTTCACAGCCATAGACCAGACGACAGGGGATTCAGTGGCCATCAAGCAGATGGTACTGGCGAAGCAACCTCGCCCCGAACTCATCCTCAACGAAATTCTCGTGATGCAGGGGAGCAAACATCTCAATATCGTGAACTACCTCGATTCTTATCTCGTTGCTGAAGAGTTGTGG GTAGTGATGGAATATTTAGCCGGTGGCTCCTTAACAGATGTCGTCACGGAGACTTGCATGCAGGAAGGACAAATAGCTGCTATATGCAG ggAGGTCCTACAGGGTCTACAATTCCTACACGAGCGGAGTATCATCCACAGAGACATTAAATCGGATAACATCCTTTTGGGAATGAACGGCGAAATCAAGATTA CTGACTTCGGCTTCTGTGCCCAACTTTCCCCTGAAAAGACGAAGAGGACCACAATGGTCGGGACGCCCTACTGGATGGCGCCGGAAGTGGTCCGTCGGAGGCAGTATGGACCAAAGGTCGATATTTGGTCCCTAGGGATCATGGCCATCGAGATGCTAGATG GCGAACCGCCCTACATGAACGAGGACCCTCTCAGGGCTCTGTATCTAATTGCTAACAACGGAAAACCGGAAATCAAGGAGAGAGACAAACTATCGACCTATTTCCAGGATTTCCTGGACCAGTGTCTGGAAGTGGATATCAACGCCCGTCCATCTGCGGGGAAGCTTCTTCAA
- the LOC137650223 gene encoding serine/threonine-protein kinase PAK 3-like isoform X1 — protein sequence MSTRRKPGLRTTNFGKENPPAPPARNSSMIGDNNGFRLTSRPLPRTPEPERRIIPRIRHRRNRTLPNISLPTNVTHVVHVEFNPVTGDLEGLPEQMKILLDSSTITQEEKQKNPEAVYQALKYMQDPKFSLKTAKYMTQAEEGDYDELPPPRPVEGPIFPLSTIRESKEFKRASGIETLGSPPPPPIPKRPERTKSIYTKAVEDEDTTDYISPKESAPPNTTPEAVSKALLKAQTIKKLRQIVSVGDPVKKFALQKKIGQGASGAVFTAIDQTTGDSVAIKQMVLAKQPRPELILNEILVMQGSKHLNIVNYLDSYLVAEELWVVMEYLAGGSLTDVVTETCMQEGQIAAICREVLQGLQFLHERSIIHRDIKSDNILLGMNGEIKITDFGFCAQLSPEKTKRTTMVGTPYWMAPEVVRRRQYGPKVDIWSLGIMAIEMLDGEPPYMNEDPLRALYLIANNGKPEIKERDKLSTYFQDFLDQCLEVDINARPSAGKLLQHPFLRLAHPLPSLRAVIEATKQSLAVKEKQGFR from the exons ATGTCGACGAGGAGGAAACCAGGTTTGAGAACAACCAACTTCGGGAAGGAGAATCCTCCAGCACCGCCAGCTAGAAACTCCTCTATGAT AGGAGACAACAATGGATTTAGATTAACGAGCAGACCACTACCTCGGACGCCGGAGCCCGAGAGACGAATCATACCTCGAATAAGGCACCGAAGAAATAGAACACTCCCCAATATTTCCCTTCCTACAAATGTCACTCACGTGGTCCATGTGGAGTTCAACCCAGTCACTGGAGACCTTGAG GGGCTGCCAGAACAAATGAAGATACTCCTCGACTCCTCTACCATAACGCAGGAGGAGAAGCAGAAGAACCCGGAGGCAGTCTATCAGGCCCTCAAGTACATGCAGGATCCGAAATTTTCACTGAAGACGGCAAAATATATGACTCAGGCTGAAG AAGGAGATTACGACGAATTACCGCCGCCTCGCCCCGTGGAGGGACCTATATTCCCACTTAGTACAATCAGGGAATCCAAGGAATTCAAGAGAGCG TCGGGCATAGAAACCTTAGGATCCCCTCCTCCGCCTCCTATTCCAAAGAGACCCGAAAGAACGAAATCTATCTACACGAAGGCCGTCGAAGATGAAGACACAACTGATTATATAAG CCCGAAGGAGTCTGCGCCCCCAAACACCACTCCCGAAGCAGTTTCgaaggctctcctcaaagcccagACGATCAAAAAACTCCGGCAGATCGTCAGCGTCGGCGATCCCGTGAAGAAGTTCGCCCTACAGAAGAAAATTGGCCAAGG gGCATCGGGCGCAGTCTTCACAGCCATAGACCAGACGACAGGGGATTCAGTGGCCATCAAGCAGATGGTACTGGCGAAGCAACCTCGCCCCGAACTCATCCTCAACGAAATTCTCGTGATGCAGGGGAGCAAACATCTCAATATCGTGAACTACCTCGATTCTTATCTCGTTGCTGAAGAGTTGTGG GTAGTGATGGAATATTTAGCCGGTGGCTCCTTAACAGATGTCGTCACGGAGACTTGCATGCAGGAAGGACAAATAGCTGCTATATGCAG ggAGGTCCTACAGGGTCTACAATTCCTACACGAGCGGAGTATCATCCACAGAGACATTAAATCGGATAACATCCTTTTGGGAATGAACGGCGAAATCAAGATTA CTGACTTCGGCTTCTGTGCCCAACTTTCCCCTGAAAAGACGAAGAGGACCACAATGGTCGGGACGCCCTACTGGATGGCGCCGGAAGTGGTCCGTCGGAGGCAGTATGGACCAAAGGTCGATATTTGGTCCCTAGGGATCATGGCCATCGAGATGCTAGATG GCGAACCGCCCTACATGAACGAGGACCCTCTCAGGGCTCTGTATCTAATTGCTAACAACGGAAAACCGGAAATCAAGGAGAGAGACAAACTATCGACCTATTTCCAGGATTTCCTGGACCAGTGTCTGGAAGTGGATATCAACGCCCGTCCATCTGCGGGGAAGCTTCTTCAA